The following is a genomic window from Mycobacterium parmense.
ACCGACACGCTCACCGGCGCCGTCGCGGACGGACCGACGTCGGCGGCGCAGTTGTTCGCCGAGCTGCCCGTCGTACTGCTGGAGCGCCATCATGACTGAATTCCGCGTGTGGGCCCCCAAACCGGAGCTGGTGCGCCTCGATGTCGAGGGCGAGGTGCACCCGATGACCCGCTCGGATGACGGGTGGTGGCACGCATCGGTCGACGCGGCGCCCGACGCCCGGTACGGGTATCTGCTCGACGACGACCCCACCGTGCTGCCCGACCCGCGGTCGCCGCGGCAGCCCGACGGCGTGCACGCCCGCTCGCAGCTGTGGGATCCCGCCGCCGCCCGCTGGACCGACACCGACTGGCCGGGCCGGGCCGTCGAAGGCGCGGTGATCTACGAGCTGCACCTGGGGACGTTCACCGGCGAGGGCACCTTCGACGCGGCCATCGAGAAGCTGGACTATCTGGTGGATCTGGGCATCGACTTCGTCGAGCTGATGCCGGTGAACTCCTTCGCCGGCACGCACGGCTGGGGATACGACGGCGTGCTGTGGTACAGCGTGCACGAACCCTACGGCGGCCCCGACGGCCTGGTCCGGTTCGTCGACGCCTGCCACGCAAAGGGTTTGGGCGTCCTGATCGACGCGGTGTTCAATCACCTCGGGCCGTCCGGCAACTACCTGCCGAAGTTCGGGCCCTACCTGTCCTCGGCGAGCAACCCGTGGGGCGAGGGCATCAACATCGCCGACGCCGACTCCGACGAGGTGCGCCGCTACATCATCGGCTGTGCGCTGCGCTGGATGCGCGACTTCCACGCCGACGGCCTGCGCCTGGATGCCGTGCACGCGCTGGTGGACACCACCGCCATCCACATCCTCGAAGAGATGGCGACCGAAACCGACTGGCTGTCGCAGCAACTGGGCAGGCCGCTGTCGCTGATCGCCGAAAGTGACCTCAACGACCCGCGGCTGATCACTGTCCGCGATCGGGGTGGCTACGGGCTCACCGGGCAGTGGGCCGACGACATCCACCACGCCATCCACACCGCGGTGTCCGGGGAACGCCAGGGTTACTACGGGGACTTCGGCTCGCTGGCCACCCTGGCGCAGACGTTGCGGCACGGTTACTTTCACGCGGCGACGTATTCGTCCTTCCGGCACCGCCGGCACGGGCGCCCGCTGGACGCGAGTTCCATCCCGGCCACCCGACTGGTCGCCTACACCTGCACCCACGACCAGGTCGGAAACCGCGCCCTGGGTGACCGCCCGTCGCAGAACCTGACGGGCGGGCAGCTGGCCGTGAAGGCCGCCCTGGTGCTCGGATCGCCCTACACCGCAATGCTTTTCATGGGTGAGGAGTACGGCGCGTCGACACCGTTCCAGTTCTTCAGCTCACACCCCGAACCCGAGCTGGCCGAGGCGACGCGCAAGGGCCGTAAAGCCGAGTTCGCCGAGCACGGCTGGGACGCCGACGACATCCCCGACCCGCAGGACCCGGAGACGTTCCGGCGCTCCAAGCTGGACTGGGACGAGATCGACACCGGCGAGCACGCCCGCCTGCACCGGCTGTACCGCGACCTGATCGCCCTGCGCCACAACGACGCCGACCTGGCCGACCCCTGGCTGGGGAACCTGACGGTCGACTACGACGAGGACGAGCGCTGGCTCGTGATGCAGCGCGGCCGGCTGCGTATCGTATGCAACCTCGGCGCCGAGCCGGTGAAGGTGCCCGTCAGCGGCGACGTGGTGCTCGGCTGGGGCGAGCCGACCGCCGACGGCGACAGCACGCTGCTCGGGGGCCACTCATTCGCCATCCTGCGCCGCGGATAATTCGATAGCGCGGGACGGCGCGGCGGTGATACGCATTGCCGATGGACGCCGCATACCATCCCACGCCGCGCACGACGCCGACTCGCCACCGGGAGCGCGCCCGCTACGACCGCGACACCGTGCACGCCATCCTCGACGAGGCACTGATCTGCCATCTGGGCTACCTGAGCGCCGGGGAGCCGGTGGTGTTGCCCACGACGCACGCACGCCTCGGCGAGACGCTCTACCTGCACGGGTCGTCGGGCAGCGGACCGGTGCAGGCGGCCGGGGCGGCGCCGGCCGGACTGCCCGTCTGCGTCACCGTCACCCTGCTCGACGGGCTGGTGCTCGCCCGCGCCGCGCTGCACCATTCGATGAATTTTCGCTCGGTGGTGGTGCGCGGCGCCGCGCGCGTGGTCGGCGACCCGGCCGAGCGGTCGCGCGCACTGAACCGCCTGCTCGATCACGTCGCACCGGGCCGGTCCGCCGACTGCCGAGCCCCCGACGCGCGCGAACTCGCGGCGACCGGCGTGCTGGCCGTCGACCTCGCCGAGGTCTCGGCCAAGGTTCGCACCGGCGGCCCCGTCGACGACCCCGAAGACCAGTCCCTGCCGCACTGGGCCGGCGTCGTACCCCTGAGCCTGGCGGCCGGAGAGCCCAGGGCCGCAGCGGATCTCGACCCCGGCATCCCGCTGCCCGACTACCTGGGCAGAACCCGCGCGCCCTACAGCAGATACCGGTAGGCCGCCGAACCGGGCTCCAGGATCTCGACGTGGATCTCGGTCGCGCGGATGCGGGCCAGCAGCCCGTCGAGATCTGCTGACGATCCCAGCTCGATGCCCACCAGCGCCTCGCCGGTCTCGCGGTTGTTGCGTTTGACGTACTCGAACAAGGTGATGTCGTCGTTGGGCCCGAGAACGTCGAACAGGAAGCGGCGCAGCGCGCCCGGCTCCTGGGGGAAGTCCACCAGAAAATAGTGTTTGAGGCCCAGGTGAACCAGCGAGCGTTCGAGCACCTCGCCGTATCGGGACACGTCGTTGTTGCCGCCCGAGATGAGGCACACCACTACGGATCCGGGTGCGATGTCGGCTTCGAGCAGGCCCGCGACCGACAGCGCGCCCGCCGGCTCGGCGACGATGCCCTCGTTCTGGTAGAGGTCGAGCATCGCGGTGCAGACCGCCCCCTCGTCGACCGCGGTGATCGACACCATGTCACCGGCGGCGGCCAGCGCGGCGTAGGGCAGCGCGCCCGCCTGTCGCACCGCGGCGCCGTCGACGAACTGGTCGACGTGGTCCAGCGTCACCGGCTCGCCGGCGGCCAGCGCCGCCATCATCGCCGCGGCCCCGGCCGGCTCGATGCCGAGCACCGACGTGTTCGTCGTCCGCGCGGCCAGGTACGTCGTGATCCCCGCGATGCACCCGCCACCGCCCACGGGCACCACCACCAGGTCGGGTTCGCCGTCGAGCTGGGCGAGCAGTTCGACGGCGATGGTGCCCTGGCCCGCCATGGTGCGCAGGTCGTCGTACGGCGGCACCAGCGTGGCGCCGGTGCGTTCGACGTCGGCCAGCGCGGCCTCGGCGGCCAGGTCGTACGTCGTTCCCCCGACGATCAGATCGATGAACTCGCCGCCGTGGTAGCGGATCCGGTCACGCTTCTGCTTGGGCGTCTTGGCGGGCACGTAGACGCGGCCCCGCACCCCCAGCGCCCGGCACGCGAAGGCGAAACCCTGCGCGTGGTTGCCCGCCGAGGAGCACACCACGCCCGCCGACAGCTCCTCGTCGGAGAGCTGAACCAGCAGGTTGTAGGCACCGCGCAGCTTGTAGGACCGCACCACCTGCAGGTCCTCGCGCTTGAGGTACACCTGCGCGCCGGTGATCTGCGACAACCGGTCGCTGAACTGCAACGGGGTGGGCGTGACCACCGGCGCGATCCGCTCGGCCGCCGCGTCGATGTCCGCCGCGGACAGCGGCGAGGACGGGGCGTGCGGGTTGCTGCTCGGTTCGGCGGACACCGATCAATGGTGCCATGCGCACCAGCAGGCAATTAGCTAACCGGGGTCAGCACGAACACCGGGATCTGGCGGTCGGTCTTC
Proteins encoded in this region:
- a CDS encoding pyridoxamine 5'-phosphate oxidase family protein; this encodes MDAAYHPTPRTTPTRHRERARYDRDTVHAILDEALICHLGYLSAGEPVVLPTTHARLGETLYLHGSSGSGPVQAAGAAPAGLPVCVTVTLLDGLVLARAALHHSMNFRSVVVRGAARVVGDPAERSRALNRLLDHVAPGRSADCRAPDARELAATGVLAVDLAEVSAKVRTGGPVDDPEDQSLPHWAGVVPLSLAAGEPRAAADLDPGIPLPDYLGRTRAPYSRYR
- the treZ gene encoding malto-oligosyltrehalose trehalohydrolase; protein product: MTEFRVWAPKPELVRLDVEGEVHPMTRSDDGWWHASVDAAPDARYGYLLDDDPTVLPDPRSPRQPDGVHARSQLWDPAAARWTDTDWPGRAVEGAVIYELHLGTFTGEGTFDAAIEKLDYLVDLGIDFVELMPVNSFAGTHGWGYDGVLWYSVHEPYGGPDGLVRFVDACHAKGLGVLIDAVFNHLGPSGNYLPKFGPYLSSASNPWGEGINIADADSDEVRRYIIGCALRWMRDFHADGLRLDAVHALVDTTAIHILEEMATETDWLSQQLGRPLSLIAESDLNDPRLITVRDRGGYGLTGQWADDIHHAIHTAVSGERQGYYGDFGSLATLAQTLRHGYFHAATYSSFRHRRHGRPLDASSIPATRLVAYTCTHDQVGNRALGDRPSQNLTGGQLAVKAALVLGSPYTAMLFMGEEYGASTPFQFFSSHPEPELAEATRKGRKAEFAEHGWDADDIPDPQDPETFRRSKLDWDEIDTGEHARLHRLYRDLIALRHNDADLADPWLGNLTVDYDEDERWLVMQRGRLRIVCNLGAEPVKVPVSGDVVLGWGEPTADGDSTLLGGHSFAILRRG
- the ilvA gene encoding threonine ammonia-lyase, whose product is MSAEPSSNPHAPSSPLSAADIDAAAERIAPVVTPTPLQFSDRLSQITGAQVYLKREDLQVVRSYKLRGAYNLLVQLSDEELSAGVVCSSAGNHAQGFAFACRALGVRGRVYVPAKTPKQKRDRIRYHGGEFIDLIVGGTTYDLAAEAALADVERTGATLVPPYDDLRTMAGQGTIAVELLAQLDGEPDLVVVPVGGGGCIAGITTYLAARTTNTSVLGIEPAGAAAMMAALAAGEPVTLDHVDQFVDGAAVRQAGALPYAALAAAGDMVSITAVDEGAVCTAMLDLYQNEGIVAEPAGALSVAGLLEADIAPGSVVVCLISGGNNDVSRYGEVLERSLVHLGLKHYFLVDFPQEPGALRRFLFDVLGPNDDITLFEYVKRNNRETGEALVGIELGSSADLDGLLARIRATEIHVEILEPGSAAYRYLL